In Lacibacter sp. H407, a genomic segment contains:
- the ilvD gene encoding dihydroxy-acid dehydratase, whose amino-acid sequence MAELNKYSKVLTQDETQPAAQAMLYGIGLTEDDLKKAQVGIASMGYDGNTCNMHLNDLAKVVKEGVWKNDLVGLIFNTIGISDGISNGTDGMRYSLVSRDLIADSIESVCGGFYYDGLIALPGCDKNMPGAIMAMGRLNRPSIMVYGGTIAPGHHKGEELNIISAFEALGKKLAGTITPEDFKEVVKHSCPGAGACGGMYTANTMASAIEALGMSLPYSSSNPAISDEKKNECLDAGRAIKVLLEKDIKPKDIMTKKAFENAIVTIMIFGGSTNAVLHLIAMAKSVDVELTQDDFQRISDKTPVLADFKPSGKYLMQELHAHGGVPAVMKYLLQKGLLHGDCLTVTGKTVAENLENIAPINFDTQKIIFPLEAPLKVTGHLQILYGNLAEKGSVAKISGKEGERFEGPARVFDGEKDLVAGIANGRVKKGDVVVIRYEGPKGAPGMPEMLKPTSAITGAGLGKDVALITDGRFSGGSHGFVVGHITPEAFEGGLIALVQDDDIIELDATSNKINLKVADEVIAERRKNWKQPALKEKKGVLYKYAMCVKDASQGCVTDEA is encoded by the coding sequence ATGGCTGAATTAAACAAGTATTCAAAAGTATTAACGCAGGATGAAACACAACCGGCTGCACAAGCCATGTTGTATGGCATTGGCTTAACAGAAGATGATCTGAAAAAAGCACAGGTGGGTATTGCAAGTATGGGTTACGATGGGAACACTTGTAACATGCACCTGAATGATCTTGCAAAGGTCGTGAAAGAAGGTGTGTGGAAGAATGATCTCGTTGGTTTAATATTTAATACAATCGGTATTAGTGATGGTATCAGCAATGGTACGGACGGTATGCGTTATTCGTTGGTAAGCCGTGATCTCATTGCAGACAGTATTGAAAGTGTTTGCGGCGGATTTTATTATGATGGTTTAATTGCATTACCGGGTTGTGATAAAAATATGCCGGGTGCTATTATGGCGATGGGTCGTTTGAATCGTCCTTCTATTATGGTGTATGGCGGAACAATTGCGCCGGGTCATCATAAAGGAGAAGAACTCAACATTATTTCTGCATTTGAAGCATTGGGTAAAAAATTGGCAGGCACGATTACGCCCGAAGATTTTAAAGAAGTGGTAAAACATAGCTGCCCGGGTGCAGGTGCATGCGGTGGTATGTACACAGCAAATACCATGGCTTCTGCAATTGAAGCGCTGGGTATGAGCTTACCTTACTCCTCATCAAATCCTGCAATCAGTGATGAAAAAAAGAATGAGTGTTTAGATGCAGGAAGAGCAATAAAGGTTTTGTTAGAAAAAGATATTAAGCCAAAAGATATCATGACGAAGAAGGCTTTTGAAAATGCCATTGTTACCATCATGATCTTTGGCGGAAGCACCAATGCTGTTTTGCATTTGATCGCTATGGCGAAAAGTGTAGACGTAGAATTAACGCAGGATGATTTCCAACGCATCAGTGATAAAACGCCGGTGCTGGCAGATTTTAAACCAAGCGGAAAATATCTGATGCAGGAATTACATGCACATGGCGGTGTGCCTGCTGTAATGAAATACTTATTACAAAAAGGGTTGCTGCATGGCGATTGCTTGACAGTAACCGGTAAAACAGTTGCAGAAAATTTAGAAAACATTGCGCCGATAAATTTCGATACACAAAAAATTATTTTCCCATTAGAAGCTCCGTTGAAAGTAACCGGTCACTTACAAATATTGTATGGCAATCTTGCTGAAAAAGGCAGTGTAGCAAAGATCAGTGGTAAAGAAGGCGAACGTTTTGAGGGACCTGCTAGAGTATTTGATGGTGAAAAAGATCTGGTGGCAGGTATAGCAAATGGCAGAGTGAAAAAAGGTGATGTGGTAGTTATCAGATATGAAGGACCGAAAGGTGCACCGGGTATGCCGGAAATGTTGAAACCAACTTCAGCCATTACAGGTGCCGGTTTAGGTAAAGATGTTGCATTGATCACTGATGGAAGATTTAGTGGTGGCTCACATGGATTCGTCGTCGGTCACATCACTCCGGAAGCATTTGAAGGTGGTTTAATTGCATTGGTGCAGGATGATGATATCATTGAACTGGATGCAACCAGCAATAAGATCAACCTGAAAGTAGCTGACGAAGTGATAGCAGAAAGACGTAAAAACTGGAAGCAGCCTGCATTAAAAGAAAAGAAAGGTGTATTGTATAAATATGCAATGTGCGTGAAGGATGCTTCACAAGGTTGCGTAACAGATGAGGCGTAG
- the ilvA gene encoding threonine ammonia-lyase: protein MKTASNHIQLDFAGAAQRIKKVVHKTPLQVSRSLSKKYHCKVYLKREDLQVVRSYKIRGAYNMMSSLSAEELQNGVVCASAGNHAQGFAYSCRKLNVKGVVFMPVITPNQKINQTKMFGEDFIEVKLVGDTFDDCAFAAKKYTEENGMTFIPPFDDLRIIEGQGTVGVEILEELPEIDYLFVPVGGGGLSAGVGSYFKTYSPKTKIVGLEPEGAPSMYEALKAGHPVTVENIDRFVDGAAVKRVGDVTFNICKDVLDDMHLVAEGKVCSTILKLYNEDAIVVEPAGALSIASLDDYAEAIKGKIVVCVVSGSNNDIDRMQEIKERSLQYEGLKHYFLIRFAQRPGALKEFVNDVLGPSDDIVRFEYMQKHNKETGPALVGVELRSKDDYEALMNNLKKYQINFTELNKNDNMFGYIV from the coding sequence TTGAAAACCGCATCTAATCACATACAGCTCGATTTTGCAGGCGCTGCACAACGCATTAAAAAAGTAGTGCATAAAACGCCTTTGCAGGTAAGCCGCAGTCTCTCGAAAAAATATCACTGTAAAGTATATCTGAAGCGGGAAGACTTGCAGGTTGTACGCAGCTACAAAATTCGTGGTGCGTACAACATGATGAGTAGTTTATCTGCGGAGGAATTGCAAAATGGAGTTGTATGTGCAAGTGCGGGAAATCATGCACAAGGATTTGCGTACAGTTGCAGAAAGCTCAATGTAAAAGGCGTAGTATTTATGCCGGTAATAACTCCCAATCAAAAGATCAACCAGACAAAAATGTTTGGAGAAGATTTTATAGAAGTGAAACTGGTGGGCGATACGTTTGATGATTGTGCATTCGCTGCAAAAAAATACACGGAAGAAAACGGGATGACGTTTATTCCACCCTTTGATGATCTGCGCATCATTGAAGGACAGGGAACGGTTGGTGTTGAAATTTTAGAAGAGCTTCCGGAAATTGATTATCTCTTTGTGCCGGTTGGCGGAGGTGGATTGAGTGCAGGTGTAGGTTCTTATTTCAAAACCTATTCACCCAAAACAAAAATTGTTGGTCTTGAACCGGAGGGTGCTCCATCGATGTATGAAGCGCTGAAAGCCGGTCATCCCGTAACAGTTGAAAATATTGATCGCTTTGTGGATGGCGCTGCAGTAAAAAGAGTGGGCGATGTAACCTTCAACATTTGTAAAGATGTGTTGGACGATATGCATCTTGTAGCAGAAGGAAAAGTGTGCTCCACTATTTTGAAACTGTATAACGAAGATGCGATTGTAGTGGAGCCAGCGGGGGCATTAAGTATAGCTTCTTTGGATGATTATGCTGAAGCGATCAAAGGAAAAATAGTGGTATGTGTTGTAAGCGGCAGTAACAATGATATCGATCGTATGCAGGAGATCAAAGAACGAAGCCTCCAATACGAAGGATTGAAACATTATTTCCTCATTCGTTTTGCACAACGGCCGGGTGCATTGAAAGAATTTGTGAATGATGTGCTGGGCCCCAGCGATGATATCGTACGCTTTGAATATATGCAGAAGCATAATAAAGAAACCGGTCCTGCTTTGGTTGGTGTGGAACTGCGGAGCAAGGATGATTATGAAGCACTGATGAATAACCTGAAAAAATACCAGATCAACTTTACTGAGTTAAACAAAAACGATAATATGTTCGGCTATATCGTGTGA
- the ilvN gene encoding acetolactate synthase small subunit: MQKQEYTITVYTENQIGLLNRIAILFSKRKINIESLNTSPSEVDSVHRFTIVINETEEVVRKLCRQIEKQVEVLKAYYNTNEEIIWQELAMYKVPTDVIAEHVKVERLLSQHGAKAVVIRKDYTVFEVSGQRDETDAFIKVLEPYGLIEFVRSARVAIIKASDGFHNKLKEFEYREPSEEVIENEYLDKGEEVFEM, from the coding sequence ATGCAAAAACAGGAATACACCATAACAGTTTACACAGAGAACCAGATCGGTTTATTGAACCGTATCGCTATTCTTTTTTCCAAACGGAAAATAAACATTGAAAGTTTAAATACATCACCAAGTGAAGTCGACAGTGTGCATCGTTTCACAATTGTGATCAACGAAACAGAAGAAGTGGTTCGCAAACTCTGTCGCCAGATCGAAAAGCAGGTTGAAGTATTGAAAGCGTATTACAACACCAACGAAGAGATCATTTGGCAGGAGTTGGCTATGTACAAAGTGCCAACGGATGTTATAGCGGAGCATGTAAAAGTAGAGCGCCTGTTAAGTCAACATGGAGCGAAAGCAGTTGTGATTCGCAAAGATTATACAGTGTTTGAAGTGAGTGGTCAGCGTGATGAAACAGATGCGTTCATTAAAGTGCTGGAACCTTATGGATTAATTGAGTTTGTACGTAGTGCAAGAGTGGCGATCATTAAAGCAAGTGATGGCTTCCACAATAAGTTGAAAGAGTTTGAATACAGAGAGCCAAGTGAAGAAGTGATCGAGAATGAATATTTGGATAAGGGTGAAGAGGTGTTTGAAATGTAA
- the ilvC gene encoding ketol-acid reductoisomerase yields MANYFNTLPLREQLNQLGVCEFMDRSEFADGVNALLGKKIVIVGCGAQGLNQGLNMRDSGLDISYTLRKEAIAEKRASWKNATENGFTVGTYEELIPTADLVLNLTPDKQHTAVIKAIMPLMKQGSTLSYSHGFNIVEEGTQIRKDITVIMVAPKCPGTEVREEYKRGFGVPTLIAVHPENDPEGKGLIQAKAYAAATGGHRAGVLRSSFVAEVKSDLMGEQTILCGVLQTGSILAFDKMVEKGIEPSYASKLIQYGWEVVTEALKHGGVTAMMDRLSNPAKIKAFELSTEIKNIWRPLFQKHQDDIMSGEFSSTMMKDWADDDKNLLTWRKATGETAFEKTAPTSAKISEQEYFDNGLLLVAFVRAGVELAFETMVASGIKAESAYYESLHETPLIANTIARKKLFEMNRVISDTAEYGCYLFDHAAKPMLKEFMKTIDTDVIGKNFNDGKDAGVDNKELIIVNDILRSHPVEKVGAVLRKAMTDMKVINTPA; encoded by the coding sequence ATGGCAAATTACTTTAACACACTTCCGCTCAGGGAACAGTTGAACCAGCTTGGCGTATGTGAATTTATGGATCGTAGTGAGTTTGCGGATGGTGTGAATGCGTTATTGGGAAAAAAGATCGTCATCGTTGGTTGCGGTGCACAAGGTTTGAACCAAGGCTTGAACATGCGTGATTCAGGATTGGATATTTCGTACACGTTACGTAAAGAAGCAATTGCTGAAAAACGTGCGTCATGGAAAAATGCAACAGAGAATGGTTTTACTGTTGGCACTTATGAAGAATTGATTCCTACTGCTGATCTCGTATTGAACTTAACTCCCGATAAACAACATACTGCAGTAATTAAAGCAATTATGCCGTTGATGAAACAAGGTTCTACTTTGTCGTACTCACATGGTTTTAATATTGTTGAAGAAGGTACACAGATCCGTAAAGATATTACGGTGATCATGGTAGCACCGAAATGTCCAGGTACTGAAGTGCGTGAAGAATACAAACGTGGCTTTGGTGTACCAACGTTGATCGCTGTGCATCCGGAGAATGATCCTGAAGGAAAAGGCTTGATCCAGGCAAAAGCATATGCTGCTGCAACGGGCGGTCATCGTGCAGGTGTGTTGCGTTCATCGTTTGTTGCCGAAGTAAAATCGGATCTCATGGGTGAGCAAACCATTTTGTGTGGTGTGTTGCAAACAGGTTCTATCCTTGCGTTCGATAAAATGGTGGAGAAAGGGATTGAACCATCGTATGCATCAAAACTGATTCAATACGGTTGGGAAGTGGTAACAGAAGCGTTGAAGCATGGTGGTGTTACTGCTATGATGGATCGTTTATCAAATCCGGCAAAGATCAAAGCATTTGAGCTGTCAACTGAAATTAAAAATATCTGGCGTCCATTGTTCCAGAAACATCAGGACGATATCATGAGCGGTGAGTTTTCATCAACTATGATGAAAGACTGGGCGGATGATGATAAGAACTTGCTTACATGGCGCAAAGCAACCGGTGAAACTGCATTTGAAAAAACAGCACCAACATCAGCGAAAATTTCTGAACAGGAATATTTTGATAATGGGTTGTTACTCGTTGCGTTTGTACGTGCAGGTGTTGAGCTTGCCTTTGAAACCATGGTGGCGTCAGGTATTAAAGCAGAATCTGCTTACTACGAATCATTGCACGAAACACCGTTGATCGCTAATACGATTGCACGTAAGAAGTTGTTTGAAATGAATCGTGTAATTTCTGATACCGCAGAGTACGGTTGCTACCTGTTCGATCATGCAGCAAAACCAATGCTGAAAGAATTCATGAAAACCATTGATACAGATGTGATCGGTAAAAATTTCAACGATGGTAAAGATGCCGGCGTTGATAACAAAGAACTGATCATTGTAAATGATATTCTCCGTTCACACCCTGTTGAAAAAGTAGGCGCTGTATTGCGTAAAGCAATGACGGATATGAAAGTGATCAATACACCCGCATAA
- the ilvB gene encoding biosynthetic-type acetolactate synthase large subunit codes for METLTIKEEKKQTEATKSVSGSVAVLDALLNENVKTIFGYPGGAIMPIYDALYDYNDRLEHILVRHEQGAIHAAQGFARASGKTGVVFATSGPGATNLVTGLADAMIDSTPLVCITGQVFAHLLGTDAFQETDVINITTPVTKWNHQVTDASEIPAALAKAFYIAGSGRPGPVLIDITKNAQLQLFDYEGYKKCEHIRSYRPKPIVRKEYIEQAAKLINEAERPFVIFGQGVILGKAEKEFKAFIEKAGIPAAWTIMGMSAIPTDHPLGVGMLGMHGNYGPNLLTNECDVLIAVGMRFDDRVTGRLDKYAKQAKIVHLDIDPAEIDKNVKTTVPVWGDCKETLPMLTALVESKVYPQWLQKFHDCMAKEQSLCIDPEMNPATDILTMGEVIKALNELTHGNAIIVTDVGQHQMVACRYAQMNQTKSNITSGGLGTMGYALPAAIGAAYGDPSRPTVAIIGDGGFQMTIQELGTIMQFKPNVKIIILNNQFLGMVRQWQQLFHEKRYSFVDITSPDFVAVAKGYYIDGQRISERSELKSALKTMIDHEGSYLLEVMVGKENNVFPMVPQGRGVSEIVLSKEEI; via the coding sequence ATGGAAACACTCACAATAAAAGAAGAGAAAAAGCAAACAGAAGCAACAAAGTCCGTAAGTGGAAGTGTAGCTGTATTAGATGCTTTGCTCAATGAAAACGTAAAGACCATCTTCGGTTATCCGGGTGGTGCAATTATGCCGATCTATGATGCATTGTATGATTACAATGATCGTTTAGAACATATTCTTGTTCGTCACGAACAAGGTGCTATTCATGCAGCACAGGGTTTTGCAAGAGCAAGTGGTAAAACGGGTGTTGTGTTTGCAACAAGTGGCCCCGGTGCAACAAATCTTGTAACAGGGTTAGCTGATGCGATGATCGATTCAACTCCATTAGTATGTATCACCGGACAGGTGTTTGCACATTTGTTAGGCACCGATGCATTCCAGGAAACAGATGTGATCAACATTACTACGCCTGTTACCAAATGGAATCACCAGGTAACAGATGCAAGTGAAATTCCGGCTGCATTAGCAAAAGCATTTTACATAGCAGGTAGTGGTCGCCCAGGTCCGGTGTTGATCGATATTACAAAAAATGCACAGCTGCAATTATTCGATTACGAAGGATATAAAAAATGTGAGCATATCCGCAGCTATCGTCCAAAACCAATTGTGCGGAAAGAATATATTGAACAAGCAGCAAAGCTTATTAATGAAGCAGAACGTCCTTTCGTGATCTTCGGACAAGGTGTTATTCTTGGTAAAGCAGAAAAAGAATTCAAAGCCTTTATTGAAAAAGCCGGTATTCCTGCAGCATGGACCATCATGGGTATGAGTGCAATTCCAACAGATCATCCCTTAGGTGTTGGTATGCTGGGTATGCATGGTAACTACGGCCCGAATTTACTGACGAATGAATGTGATGTGTTGATTGCTGTTGGTATGCGTTTCGATGATCGTGTAACCGGTCGTTTAGATAAATATGCCAAGCAGGCAAAAATTGTTCATCTCGATATTGATCCTGCGGAAATTGATAAGAATGTAAAGACAACAGTTCCTGTTTGGGGCGATTGTAAAGAAACATTGCCGATGCTGACTGCATTGGTTGAAAGCAAAGTATATCCGCAATGGTTACAGAAGTTTCATGATTGCATGGCGAAAGAGCAATCCTTGTGTATTGATCCTGAAATGAACCCGGCAACAGATATTCTTACAATGGGTGAAGTGATCAAAGCATTGAACGAGTTGACACACGGCAATGCAATTATTGTAACGGATGTTGGTCAGCACCAGATGGTTGCTTGCCGTTATGCACAAATGAATCAAACGAAAAGTAATATCACCAGTGGTGGTTTGGGTACAATGGGTTATGCATTGCCTGCAGCAATTGGTGCAGCGTATGGTGATCCATCAAGACCAACCGTTGCCATTATCGGTGATGGTGGTTTTCAAATGACAATACAGGAGTTAGGAACTATCATGCAGTTTAAACCAAACGTGAAAATTATTATTCTGAATAATCAGTTCTTAGGTATGGTGCGCCAGTGGCAGCAACTGTTCCATGAAAAGCGTTATTCGTTTGTTGATATCACCAGTCCTGATTTTGTTGCTGTGGCAAAAGGATATTACATCGACGGACAACGCATCAGTGAGCGTTCAGAATTGAAGTCAGCATTGAAAACAATGATCGACCATGAAGGCAGCTATTTGCTGGAAGTAATGGTTGGTAAAGAAAACAATGTATTCCCGATGGTGCCACAGGGAAGAGGCGTATCAGAAATCGTATTAAGTAAAGAAGAAATCTAA